DNA sequence from the Vicia villosa cultivar HV-30 ecotype Madison, WI linkage group LG3, Vvil1.0, whole genome shotgun sequence genome:
ctgatagccagatattccaaacGGAGTTCGAATTACAAggagaggacatcttctgatcaacaagaattcaagtcgtatcattaggattttacatccgcgacaattctattcacattcactttacattttataattgtcataatattcatgcatacattacatcacaactgcatagtcaaattaggcttttaatcgtgagaatgcccgagtcatgagggcatgaactcaagtttcccctgcaagtcctggagaaactttttcctgcaagacaacgatccatgtagagagatttccccaagcaagtcaacagatggtagtctccctcaaggagatagtttgttcacttttggaattcctttgccgagattctcctgcaaagcaacattcaacagtctttttcagataagatagtctgcttcgcattttgggcttccccaaaagtttggcatttccccagcaaggtcgagagatgccaccttctttttcgtcaaagaaaataattcagaatctcccagcagatcgacaaatgattccccagcagaatcagtgaatggtagtcttcatccagaagatagttcatgatccccagcggagtcaacaaatggtagtctttccccaaggaaagacagtttgtctgttaaatactcaagagattgaCAAAtggcaccaatcgacgaatggcagttttcaccccgaaatcagttcgtctgccttcaaaacaaagtcattagcccctcaaaaagcatgggcccatatgacaatctttcaaagatgccaggtcaaaagggaagatggcaaagtttctttattaccgtcaaatggtatctcatctccaagtgctgatgagaagtttgatgaggaaacaaaccctcgaagtttctttattaccgtcaaatggtatctcatctccaagtgctgatgagaagtttgatgaggaaacaaaccctcaaagtttctttattaccatcaaatggtatctcatctccaaatgctgatgagaagtttgatgaggaaacaaaccctcgaagtttctttattaccgtcaaatggtatctcatctccaagtgctgatgagaagtttgatgaggaaacaaaccctcaaagtttctttattaccgtcaaatggtatctcatctccaagtgctgatgagaagtttgatgaggaaacaaaccctcgaagtttctttattaccgtcaaatggtatctcatctccaagtgctgatgagaagtttgatgaggaaacaaaccctcgaagtttctttattaccgtcaaatggtatctcatctccaagtgctgatgagaagtttgatgaggaaacaacctttgaagtttctttatttaccgtcaaatggtatcttacctccaagtgctagtaagaagtttgacgagggaacaaacctttggaaattttctctttatctgagatattgtccaaacgcaactaagaccagtttcgagatttggacatccggaacgagaggaggttgtttacctttctctaagtatcaacacttagttaaagaagatggattgcgcatcctacattgccatccattcaccagaatccacatcaagtatttctgcaggagtttgtctcctcatcccccgccaagtgcgacaacgggatcaaatcatgcaaagattttatcaattacaacatctcaggagcgcccaaaattcgggcattctttgatatttaagtctcttttacgcaggagagatcgagatctcaatctctctccctccagataaaagaaacttaaataggggcatctgtcataccctaatttttgacccccctgagatgacatatcttcaggatttttcatcagggcaagacaagtacccagagcagtcatttctccatctggtacctaatcgaggatgctcaaagacaagaaagctcaggcaaaggatcaatcaatacaaagactagtctctaatacaatcatggggctcaaaaacttcacttttctcatctatgattgattagacatccagtcatatgagtacaggtttactcaggtcaccagactagggttttgagcctatcaaggactaaaatcagggatcacttttgggaaaccctaaaaagcctcagggaaccattcaaagacatcaatcatcttcaaataactcatattacaagatctactggacatcacacttcaattcaaagtctacagtcattattttcacatggtcgacaaattagggttttgacctaattcaccaagatagttgacttttaatcagggcatgaatccaaaactcaagacatgattcaaggatctctactacctccatataatccatttatatcatccatttggggagaagatcttatttctacacaaaagcccaaaaattcactttgtcaggaaaaagtcaactgtgaaggatcatcattgacttttaaggtttttggtcaaaaaatgactttcaaagatcaatatcatcaatatatggatgtcaaagtcatttggccaaagaaattcaaagaaattcatcaaggagcgaaaagtcgggaattagggtttttgaaggcatggtgagatctcaaaatttcacctacacaactcaaaaaacttccaacatgaaagttgtagatcttgccaaataaaacaacatcttacaagggaacttttttcaaaagatcaaccatttatgaagttttggaaattttgaagtttaggtcataaacacttagaaatttttctaagtgttttaacctagttttcttccaactttggcctcatttttcacaaatttcccaaaggattctgaagaagacataaactaatgatttaaagtagatgtttagggctttccaaattgtgttcaaccttctcaaaattcaatttgagcaaagagttatgcttgttcaaagttggcctcatgaagtaaaattataggtcatgcatcattttggaactttgaaattttatgcacatgacctcaaatacagatgctacatgacccataatacatctgcaaacatgtcatgcattcattttcaccatgccataagaattgaagaagattctaaaaacaagaacatgtgattatgtaatgattacatttgtgaatttatggcaaattgatgaatcacccaaggaatcttctcaccaaccaattagagctcatttctggctcagagttgtcccctaagatcaagcaaaatcgagggctaggggattgatcaaatggaatcaaaattctcatcattgcataagagatatttgcaaatttccttcatggctaagaaaccaaatcaacttcactaaggaagctcactcctctgcagctatactgatccatttgcctataaatacagatgcattcctcattcaaaaacacaccaaagcaaccatattacttgctttctctttctttccttttgttcattgtttttcaaagttctttggcaagaagaatcgatttcttcaaaccagagcttatctttgggaagtgagcattctaacatctcaagggaggtcatttgaggtgatccaagcacctggatcacttctgtaagtggaggaacgccattgttgctctcactttggagcatttgcagttggaggtccatggtgtaattcaggaggttctgagccaagccaatcatccaggcacactcctcaggtcatagtgaagctaaccagatggctgcagctcatctgtaactcaagaatcaacaccctccatgttcacttgaagctgaaatcgagggaggtccatagaacaattcagaaggattcaggctgcaataagcattcagttagcatcattgagtctcagggaagctattgagatcattcattcaagcccaggtgctctcaatcatcctcacgacctccattttcagaggtaagtttctgaactccacctctttaatttaagtactctttgtgttaaagctcgattctatcttgttcagcatcatcagaggattgaaaaccctctatcatcgttcatttattcatcttgtgcatcatttaattttgaaattagggtttatgtgttcttcgtgttcatgatgaaattcattagttacacttagaataaatgaattctgagcccataatcatgttccttgtccaaaaacgagtgagattgatgtttacatcatgccatttagttgagaaaccagagagttaggaatttgaaaatctgaagctcgaggaagaagatgaacatggcgcgcgtaaaatttgaatttcctggcttatctgaaaatataatatattgaatgtatatagttaacaagctgcgcgcgcagctcagttggttaagttttgaaatgtggtcatgaagggcgtgggttcgaacctctctagggccaaaccaattttttagcacccattttcatttctttttttttttacaaacttcacacaattaataaacttatcaaattaaatcattttcacttcatttttcacacacttcttatttaacatatctattttgtgaataatcaaaaaaatcataaaaatattatttatttcatgtattttttattaggtttaaaatagtatgttttaggtgttttcttaaatacttgaatacatatttttcactttgttttaacctaaatcactttgtaaataattttatgataaaaccctaattgtttaggtcttaattaagtaaaaatctttatttttactttaattaagttgacttttgtcaattttcaaaaattgttttcaatctccgattaaacggaagattaaggttttcaaacaacaaaaccttgcatcattccaaatcattttcaattgcttttgtaaccagtactgtaaagtactgggcctctaatagagtgtaagtcccaaaaaccttctcttcttagcttgttttcaaaactgtattttcaaaatcttctttctgttttcaaaacattcttctggtatttgaagggcattattcccggtgaaactcttcagatacctatgtgacctttgtccatcttcacttcttctgttttcaaaaaccattaactgtttatcatatatatattcaactgttatcaacaaaacaacaaaaacactgttgaggctctgtacatacttcttcaatggcctccactccatccaggttaggctttacaagctttccatttacagtctttatttaaattactgtcaaatataaactgtgcatatattagtttagaactgcgtttgagtataaaccttaggacagttaaactatatatatattataggaatatggcctaggattgagaatgtcttcccggtgaaggctctttcctaattagagatctgtagttcaaacccccaagatgaattattcccggtgaaacatcttggcaaaaaccttagaatccaaaataataggacacatccacccaaagaggaattattcccggtgaaacctcttacccatttgcttagagccaaaataagttcaaaactacatagctttctcttgtgctataacaaggaccctcgattagcctcctcttgggctttgtacaaggacccacaggcttcttaaaagcatttccagcttcctcttgagcttgtatacaaggacccattaggtttcttataaacataggaacaggtctttagtcaccttttagcctaccctggtgagtttcttccaatttaaaccagactttaaacaagctaagtttgtctcaattttgcattgagtacaccttttggaatgagagacatggacagtctctgtcacccttatcttcatcaatcttccttagcagagtctaggatccatgtttggtcatcctcagcattgagtcagccttcatcttgggctttaaacaagaagtctccactaggtaatctttctgccaatcttttcatcctttaataactaatggagtgctacccaaatcattctttcaaaacccctggaaagggttagcctccaacatctgtctaaaatgtcaaaatccctggaaagggttagcttccacacattccttcatttcaataaaaacccctggaaagggttagcctccaaaattaattaataaataatttcattctcttaggagataatttccccaaaagagtcaaaacccctggaaagggtcagcctccaaaaaacatgataaagtcagtcttttaacagacaaattcaccagctgagtcaaaatccctggaaagggttagcttccaaagaaaaatagtcttttaataaataaaacctcctcagtagagtcaaaaccaacaaaaacagttagcctcaaccttgggcttcatacaaggcacccaaacaataaaactcccctgtcaagagtcagcctcaaccttgggcattgtacaaggcagataatagagtctccccagtgagtccttcatcactcagtagccacaaccttgggctttgtacaaggcagataaaccatatctttcatgtgtcaaagattcctaacacttaggatctttccccatatagtcatcaatacttaattcatttaagagtgcgccacaaccttgggctttgtacaaggcagaaaataatgttttcccctagctagagttagccacaaccttgggctttgtacaaggcacataaaatagagtcattcaattatcctcaacagttagccacaaccttgggctttgtacaaggcacacaaatagagtctccctaagtagagtcagcctcaattctgggctttgtacagaacacaaaaataccctgtaattaattcccagtggagtcatctcccagagtcaataatattaattaatcaatcaaaaagcctcaagcttgggcctcatacaagccagctaaaagtcaaatcttttatacagtagatagacatagcttatctccatagagagatatttttactactctaccacattcaaacaaacaaatatttcatttcaattttaatcaagtctcccatttaggattttgaaaggcatgagctggcagtaaaacccagacatgtggtaactttccctaatttggatgagcatctttctttcatttaagaggcatttgactggtatacttgcacatacacaagtaaggtccccctcttgaatgaaatgaattcagttattctgtcactcctttaaatgtttgtggtagaatagtacaaatacctctctgtagagataatttcatgtctctttactgtaaacagagatttaattccaagcttcaaccttgagcttcaagcaaggcaccaaaaatatttaatctccctagttagttccccgaactacattaagctctgacttccactagggatatgtaggcatgaggttcacaaggaatctcagcgagctaataaaataccaaaaatagtcagtttgtctgtctgtctgtcttttaaaatcaattcaattctctctcctaatacaaaggagaaactttcccaatcatagcaataaacacaaacacaatgacacagagaaggttcctgtagagtactacagatatgtagggtgtttaaacacttccctatgtataaccgaccccccggactccagaatttctagtctaggtgaaatccccacacttagcaaactcctagggtttagttgagatcttttttcccctttcctactcgtaggacaaataagaaagttcgtgtgatatcgtaggaagaactgaaataaaattcatcccaccacgggcgcattctccttccaaatttcgcgtgaagggtttagcgtgccgtcctcccaagtgaaacggggaggtaaagaaaacgaccaccacacatggcattacttctccaccataccaagcacgccgatgtgtaaccgctagtggagaaacgccctataagacctccacatgcacatcgcaatggtagctcaggtgtgtagaacataccgagaacACTGATGTGTACTGCAAGTGTGGAAGTGCCCCCGTACGGCccacacaagcacatcgcaacggtaCCAAGTGTTCTATGCGGTTTACCCCCTAATAGCCTATGcccactccgattcaagcataccacAACACAATCAAGCCACACAGGCAAATGTCTCAGAACGTTCAACCGAAACGAACGAGAAAAGCAATGATCACATCATAACACAATCAACAATTGCATTTCTCAAATATACATGCATACAAATAAGATGGTGATCATTTCATAGTTTCATACACTTAAAACATGTACTAACATAtcatacaagtcataagaggcaTTCAGTTCTCGATACGGAACAAAACTGCACTCATATGGGGAGAATTATCAATTCtgtatcagactagttcgctacagcgaacttctgtttgctacagcgaactcaaacagaagctaaacttcttcaaaCCCAGGTCAGTTGGCTACAGCGaactccagcgaagccccgattcgctacagcgaaggaaagttcgctacaacgaataaatcaattcaactcccaggtttattcgctacacagttcgctacagcgaatcattcgctacagcgaatgaaagttcgctgcagcgaactccgcaaaatcagcaaaaatgcagaaacgtatttggggtccccaagccccaaatttccACATGAATCCATTCTTAAGCGAAAATGAGACATAGAAACAATATGTAAACGAATTATTGCTACCAATATGGTCTAACACATGCAAAAGAATGAGGATCAAAAGCATTTACTCACAAACCCTTAATCCCCAAAGTTAGCATAAACCCTCAAATATTCCCCATTGTCTCTATCTACGAGACTCGCCTGAAAATGGGGAGAAAGGAAGCTGCAAACAGGTAGCTTGATGATGGATTAGAGCTGAGATGATGATCTTCTAAACAtgcaaggttgatgatgaagttgtgatatgggttctcttcttccttcttccttgtttcacgtttccttcttcttcttctccaaattCTGTTTTGGTTCACAAAAATGGAATGAGTCTCTAGCCAAACACTCCCTTAAGCCTTGGTTATTGGATGAAATGACCAAAACAACCCCCTACTAGATTCTATTTACCAAGATGCCACTTAGTTATATCTCAACTAAATGCAATTCTTATTATTAAATCTCTTGaaataaaaataaggatattaAATTCTCCtccccttaaattgaattcgtcctcgaattcgaaaacttaccagaatAGGTGAGGATACAACTCCCGCATCTCCGATTCTAGCTCCCAAGTAGCTTCGTCAGGACGCGACTCTTCCCACAACACCTTCACAATAGGTATCTCCTTGCTTCTCAACGACTTACTAGCATACTCCAAAATACGACACAGATTCGGTTGGAAGGAAAGATCTGGCTCTACTTCAATCGTATCTGGTAATACAGGATGAAACGAATCTGGcacaaacttccgcaactgagacacatggaatacgtcatgcagcccggatagtgaagaAGGCAACGCTAACTGGTATGCGACTTCACCTATCCGTCTCATGATCTGATAAGGTCCTACGTATCTCGGGCTAAGCTTGCGCGTCTTAAATGGTCCTTTAAACCTCAACCTCGGAGTCAccttcaagaacacatgatctcctacaTCAAATTCCAACGGTCTCCTTCGTTTttccgcataactcttctgtcGATCTTGAGCTTGTTTCATCTTATCTCGGATCATCTTAACCTTTTTTGTGGTTTCTTGAATTATCTCCGGTCCAAGAAGTCCCTTCTCACCAACTTCAGACCAACATAAAGGTGATCGACATTTCCGTCCGTACAAGGCTTCAtacggtgccataccgatactcgcctGATAACTGTTGTTATACGCGAATTCTATCAAAGGTAAGTTATCTTTCCAACTTCCACCAATTTCCAAGATACATGCCCTCAGCATATCCTCAATGGTCTGAATAGTCCTTTCTGTTTGCCCATCTGTCTGAGGGTGGTTAGAAGTGCTCAAATTCAATTCTGTACCCATCTCTTGATGAAAAGTTGTCCAAAATCGGGAAGTGaacttcggatctctatccgacacaatgctAGAAGGTACACCGTGCAATCTCACAATCTCCAATACAAAAAGCCTCGCAAGGTGAGAAACCTTGTGAGTTGTCTTAACCGGTAAGAAATGCGCGGACTTAGTCAAACGATCCACTATCACCCATATCGAGTCATGGCCACCAAATACCCGTGGTAGTCCCACGATGAAGTCCATGGATATACTGTCCCATTTCCAAACAGGAATATCCAATGGTTGCAACATACCACCGGGCCTTTGGTGCTCTATCTTCACTTGTTGGCAAATCACGCACTGCTCTACATAATCAACCACATCTctcttcataccaggccaccaaaaattccctttcaagtcttgatacatcttggtcGATCCGGGATGGATGGTGAATTTGCTCTTGTGAGCCTCGTCCAGAATTAACCTCCTTAACTCCGCGTCATTTGGCACACACATCCTGCGTCCAAAAAGAATGAGTCCATCAGATGTACGAACAAAATCTGGAAGGTTTGCTTTAGCCTGCAATTCTACATCATTCCACTGTGCTTGACGGATCCTTTCCCGCAACTCATTCTTAATACGCAAGTTACTCATCAACACACCCGTTGGTGCCCACTCAAATTGTaagttcaaatttctgaacttctCCATAAGGCCAAACTCCAACATCATCAGCTCTGCAACTTTTATCTCTTTTCTACTCAAGGCATCCGCTACCTTATTAGCTTTACCGGGATGGTACTTCAAATCAAAGTCAAAGTCCTTCaagtactccatccatctcctttgaCGCATGTTAAGTTCCttttgatcaaagaggtacttcaaactcttgtgatcactaaacatctcaaagtgaactccatacaaataatgtcgccacaccttgagCGCGAACACAATTGCAGCGAGTTCGAggtcatgagtaggataattctcttcatgagatctcaactgtctagatgcataagctacaacctgtccatcttgcatcaacactccacccaagcctttcttagaagcatcacagaacACTTCGTAAGATCGGTTTGGATCTGAGATCACCAACACTGGAGCAGTAGTCTGTTTCTCcttgagtttctgaaaactcttctCACATTCTGAATTCCATTCGAATGAAACTTCCTTCATTGTAAGTCTAGTCAAAGGTAATGCTAGCTTGGAAAATCCCATGATGAACCTCCAATAGTAACCTACCAAGCCTAGGAAACTACGGACCTCAGTTGCATTCTTGGGTCGTTCCCAATTTATTACTGCTTCTACCTTTGAAGGGTCTACAGCTACGCCGCCGCCAGATATGACATGTCCAAGAAACTTGACTTCAGAcatccagaactcacacttgcTAAACTTTGCAAACAACTGCTTTTCTCTGAGAACCAACAACACAATCCCCAAATGCTCCATGTGCTCTTCGATAGTCCGTGAGTATATCAATATGTCGTCTATAAAGATTACCACGAACTGATCCAAATACGGTTGGAACACTCGGTTCATGTAATCCATAAAGACAGCAGGAGCATTGGTTACCCCGAATGGCATAACCAAGAACTCATAATGACCGTAtctcgtcctaaaagcagtcttagATACATCCGAACTCttaacccgaatctgatgatatcccgacctgaggtcaatcttcgagaacacacaggctcctttcaattgatctagaaGGTCATCAATCCGTGGTAGAGGGTACTTGTTCTTTATGGTTACGTTGTTTAGCTGACGATAGTCGATGCACAAACGTATACTAccgtccttcttcttcattaaca
Encoded proteins:
- the LOC131659586 gene encoding uncharacterized protein LOC131659586; the encoded protein is MLMSEYAEKFEDMAAYSTQAAYAPDELWKIDQFLMGLNADIVHSVSQREFTTYAECLRQCYVVENTLKRVQEEREQNRPVRRDHGRSGQHLKPRTPPAAKKQTHGGSLTQPPWCGKCNKKHHGNCRPDFGNCYRFVIDLICLPLKKIDVVLGMDWLSANSVYIGCKEKAIFIPTEETTPTDAIEHLLEGTVNMINYLFAQEKSFLLVLTSDSKDKRSILEIPIVCEFSDVFPEDVTSLPPEREVEFSIDLVPGTALVSIAPYRMSPAELRELKNDILIYSRTIEEHMEHLGIVLLVLREKQLFAKFSKCEFWMSEVKFLGHVISGGGVAVDPSKVEAVINWERPKNATEVRSFLGLVGYYWRFIMGFSKLALPLTRLTMKEVSFEWNSECEKSFQKLKEKQTTAPVLVISDPNRSYEELNMRQRRWMEYLKDFDFDLKYHPGKANKVADALSRKEIKVAELMMLEFGLMEKFRNLNLQFEWAPTGVLMSNLRIKNELRERIRQAQWNDVELQAKANLPDFVRTSDGLILFGRRMCVPNDAELRSISMDFIVGLPRVFGGHDSIWVIVDRLTKSAHFLPVKTTHKVSHLARLFVLEIVRLHGVPSSIVSDRDPKFTSRFWTTFHQEMGTELNLSTSNHPQTDGQTERTIQTIEDMLRACILEIGGSWKDNLPLIEFAYNNSYQASIGMAPYEALYGRKCRSPLCWSEVGEKGLLGPEIIQETTKKVKMIRDKMKQAQDRQKSYAEKRRRPLEFDVGDHVFLKVTPRLRFKGPFKTRKLSPRYLRKFVPDSFHPVLPDTIEVEPDLSFQPNLCRILEYASKSLRSKEIPIVKVLWEESRPDEATWELESEMRELYPHLFW